DNA from Spirosoma oryzicola:
CCTGGAGAAAAGATTGTTAATAAATGAATAAGCAAGTGTCAAAGGTGACGGAAGTGTGCTGACATAGACGGCGCTTGGTTTCATCAGGCTTTTTGCCTCGGTAAAGGAAAGCTTGGTAGATAAGTCAATAACCGCGTCGAAGCGTTGACTGAGTACGTTGATCGATTGCTTCGTATAGTCAATTACCGTGTCAGCCCCCCATTTTGCGGCCTCGTCCACCCCTTTCGTACTAACAACTGCTGTTACGCTGGCACCGCGTTTTTTGGCAATCTGCACGGCGAAAACGCCAATACCACCGGTAGCCCCGTTAATTAATACGTCCTGGTTAGGACCGACTGCTGCCAGCTGATCGATGATCTGGAGGGCTGACAGCCCGGTTACGGGTAAGGCGGCTGCTTGCTCAAAGGAAATATTGGCTGGTTTTAGGGCAACATCGGATTCTTTGACAACCACGTAATCGGCCAGGGCTCCACCTTTGAACGCGTCCAGTAAGCCAATGACCGCGTTACCTGGGGTAAAGCGAGTGGTGGCACTACCCGTTTGTTCGACAATACCTGAGAAATCGATGCCTACCGATTTTGGAAAGCCAGATCCCGACATCAGTTTCATTTCTCCACCATATACTTTCCAATCCAGCGGGTTAATCGAAACCGCTTTTACCCGGATCAATAATTGATCTTTCTGAATACTAGGTATCGCCTGGTCAACCAGCTCTAGCACGCTTTCGTCGCCGAACTGTTTATAAATTACTTTTTTCATGCTGTTTTATTAGTTGAGGTTTACATGAAGCGCGATTAACCGAAAAGCTCTTGCCTAGCGGTGAGCCAGATGAATCAAATCCATTCATCCAGTGCTGGCTAGTCAGTGCGTCTTGCTCACTGCAAAATTGAATCATCTGACGAGCTGTAAATAGCGCAAAAGGTCGAAAAAACAGTCGAATACGGCGGAGCGGAGTAAACAGGTCAATTACTTAACAGATACGCTTTTATCGGTACTGTTCAGCCGTTCGGTCAGGATAATCTTGTTTGTCGGACCGGACTGATTTATGGTCGGATCGGCGTATTTTCCAAATCGAAGACTACCGAGCTTTGTGGCGTATTTAAACCAACCATCATGGAAAATCACAAAAAACAACCCATCACGGTGGGTCCCAAAACGGGAAAAAACGTTTCTGTCGGCGGTAGCAACTATCGTATTCTGGCCAGCGGGAAAGACACCGAAGGAGCTTTCGCTACAATCGATATGCTGATCCCTCCCGGCGGTGGACCCGGACCACACGCCCACGCGGATTTTGACGAAACGTTTTATGTGATCGAAGGTGAAGTCGAAGTAAGATCCGAGTTTGGGACTTATGTAGCGGCTAAAGGATCGTACATTACCATACCCAAAGGGGGCGTGGTGCACGCTTTCAAGAACAAGAGCGAGCAGACGGCTCATTTGCTTTGCACCGTGGTACCTGCCGGGTTGGAATCGTTGTTCGAGGAAATCGGTCAACCTGTTGCCGTCGGTCAGTTCCTTCCTCCGGCGCGGCTGGATGAAGCCACTATGAAGAAACTACAAGCCATTGCCGAAAAGCACGGTCAGCAACTATTTCCACCCAATTACCTAGGGTAAATAACGCCTTATGAATACGAGTAGCGTTTGGGGTTTAGGCCATAATGTTTTTCAAATATCCGGCTGAAGTGGCTAAGATTGGAAAAGCCCAGTTCATAGCCCACTTCGCCAACGGAATGCTTGCCTTGCTTCAACAGGAAGGCAGCTTCTTCCATGCGGGCCTGCTGGTAATGGTTGTAGATCGTGGTACCAAACGTTTGTTTGAACAGCTGTTTTAGTTTGGTTTCACTCATCGCAGCACGTTGCGCCAGTTCACGGATTACCGGCGGCACGCTTAGGTCGCCGATGATTTCGTTACGGACCAACAGGAGTCTTTCCGCGTCGGCGCTGTTGATCGGTTGATGGGCCGCATTTTCCCGTAAAGACAGTTTATGGAAGACCAGATAAAGCAGTTCCTGCACTTTGATCCGCATGTAAAAGTGGCTCAAGCGATCATTCATGTCCACAGCAGCCACATTTTTAAGTAGCTGTTTGATCTCCGCTTCCATGCGTTCGAAGAACAAAAAAGAGTTACCACTCTCAGTAATAGTCTGAAGCACCGAATTAGGCTCGCTGACGGCTAACAATTCCGTCAAACGGGGCGGCTTTATGGCAACAACTACGTAGTGAATCGTTTGATGAGCGGGAAAACGGATGGTTGAGTTGAGATCGTTGGACGTAACCTGGATAGCTGACTCATCGCGCTGCGAGAACAGAACTTGGGGAGCATCGTTGTAAGCAATCTCTAGGGCTTGCTCGTTGCTATAAAAAAAGACGGTAACCAGGTCGTTTCCCTGGCCGGATGTGTTGCGATTGATAATCAGGTCTTCCTTAAGCAGATAACGGTGTATAGTGATCTTGAAGTCTGGTCCGAATGCGAGCTTGCGTATGTATCCCTGTCCCAAATGATCCGGTATCACCAGCAGATCATTCTGTACTGTCGCCTGTATGTAACGGGCGAAGTATGTCATAAAATCAAAATCGGGTGTAGCGGAAAAACTGAATATCATGACAGTAGCGCTCCTGTTCCTAACGCTTAACAATAGTACATAATCAGGACTGATAATTCCACAGTTAGCTTTTGAAAATAGTGTACCGTTGTTCCATTCATCGAACTGCCAATGGGTGATTGGTACCAAGCTAACATTCGACTGCCTAGAGCATTGGATTCGTCAAATATATATCGAGAAGACTGTTCAGCTATCTATTGTCCATGCTCTGACACTGGCTTGTCTATACCCAAAATACGGCCTGACAGAGTCACTACCCATCTCCTGATCTCGACTTGATCCAAGAAAACAGGCCATTTTGCCCTCATTTGGGAAAAATGTTATGGTTTTTGTACGATTTGTTATCGTCCACGGGCTTAGTACCGGCCTACTTTTGTCCACCATCTCTAGTGAGTCGCTTACCCACATCAGGCGATTGCATACAGTCAAATTTTACCAACTACCTTCTTCAGCAGGATCACTAACCCCCTGCGTCAACACGTATGAAAACAAGATTTACGATCAAACCCCAGCGACTGGTGGCCCACTGGCGATTGGGGCTGGCGCTACTGCTAGGCGGCAGTATAGCCACGGACGTTCAGGCCCAGAATTCTGGTTCAGTGACAACCACTCAAAGCTTTTCCTACACCGGCCAGATCGAGACATGGACGGTACCTACTGGCGTGACATCACTCACCATTGAAGCACGAGGAGCCCAGGGAAGCAATGCAAGTCAGTCCCGCTTCCAAGCAGGCCTGGGAGCAGTCATAGCTAGTACAATTAGCGTTACACCGGGCCAGAAATTAAAAATATTGGTCGGCCAGCAACGGAACCCCAGTGATGTTAATAGCAATGGTGGGGGTGGAGGTACTTTTGTAACCGATCTGAACAACGCACCGTTGGTTATCGCCGGTGGCGGGGGTGGCAGTGGCAATGCCGATGCTACGCAAAAACACGGTCAAGCCGGTACATCAGCCGGGAATGGCGGTGGGAACTCTGCAGGAACCGGGGGTAACAGTGGGAATGGCGGTATCACACCACCTCCCAACGGCTATCTTTCATACAGTGGCGGTGGCTTGTTGACGGCGGGCAGTGGCGGTTATTTTCCGGAAATCAGCAACGGTAGAGCCTTTGTTGATGGTGGAGCCGGTGGACAGGGTAACGGTTCAGTAGGATACACCTCGCCAGGGGGCTTCGGAGGTGGAGGCTGCGGGGGAGGTAACGTTTCTGGAGGAGGTGGGGGCGGCTACTCCGGCGGTGGTTGCGGGGGGGCTAACTTCCGGGGTGAGCCATCTGGTGGTGTTGGTGGTGGGGGCGGTTCGTTCACCGCTGGCCCCCGTCTTTTTGCACGCACTGGTGCGATTGATGGTAATCCGGGTAATGGTCTTGTTATCATCACCTATACACTTTGTTCACCCTTCACGGCTAACCTGACCAACGACGGACCTCTAACCTGCGTAAAAAATAGCGTCAACCTGCTTACTACCGGCGGTCCGGCAGGTGCTACGTATCTGTATAGTCCAGAGGCTACGGCTAACGCCAACAACCCAGCTATCGCTTCGGTAAGCCAGTCGGGTCCCTACAGCGTCACCGTAACCGCCCCTGACGGCTGCTCAGTGATAGCGACGACCACTGTATCGAGTAACACGACTGCGCCTTCGGTGAGTATCAATCCACCGACGCAGACTGTTTGTCAGAGCGCTAATCTGACGGCCGAAGGTGCCAATACCTATCAATGGAGTACCGGCGATACTACAGCTACCATCTCTGCTACGGCCAGCGGTAGCTACTCAGTAACAGGCACCACCAGTAACGGCTGTAGCGATACGGCTAGCGCTCGAGTAACAATTAACCAGCCTGTCACCATCACCAGCCAATTCCAATCCCTGACAACCGTCTGCGGCACCAATACCAGCGGCCAGTTTAGCGTCTCGGCTACGGGTACGGGACCACTTACTCTCCAATTTTTTCGGGACGACGAGCTACTGGATCAACTAACAAATTATTCTGGTAGTACTGTCAGCTATACTCAGCAGCTAACTCGAAGCGCCAACTATCAGTTTGTCATCATTAGTGCCTGCAACAGCGTGACAACGACCCTGGCCCCCATTACAGTCAATCCTTTGCCTCCCGTTCCCAGCCTGGTAACTCAGTCTGGACAACCCTACCCAGCGGGCGTGAGCAGCTTGACGGTCAGCCAGAATACCGGCGATGTAGTGTTGGTGGTATTGGGTTGTCAAGACGGTACTATCAACTGGAACGGGGGCAGCAACAGTACGTTGGCAGTCTCAACGGCTAACCTGGGAACGCAGAGTTTTACGGCTACATGTACCAGTAACAGCACAGGCTGCACCAGCCCGGTAGCAACGGCCACAGTCACCGTCGTAGCGCCCACGCTCAAAGTGCTTACCCGTGACCCGGACAATGGTCAGTTGAACAATAACACTATTAAGCCGTACTTACTGCTACAAAACGAGGGCACCACGCCGATTCCTTATAGCACGATTACCCTGCGTTACTGGCTGACTACGGAGAATACTATTCCTCTGGTCTTTCAGAAAAACTACGTAGCAATTGGTCAAAACAATCTCAACCTGCGCTATGTGCCCATTAGTCCCACCCGTCAGGGAGCTACGGGCTACATCGAGTACAGCTTTAGCGGAGGAGCGGGCAGTCTGGCACCAAACGGCGATTCAGGTCCGCTAGAGATTCAAGTGAACAAACAGGACTACAGCAGTTTCTTCCAGGGAGACGATTATTCGTATAGCAACACTAGCAGCTTTACGCTCAACCCGCGCATTACGGCTTACCAGAATGGAGTGATCTTCTATGGCCAGGAGCCAAGTGGCACAGGTAATGCCCGCGTACTTAGGGAGGAATCGGGCAGCGGACTATCGGTGAAGGTGCTGGGTAATCCCGTAGTGGGGCAAGCCGTCGAGGTGGAAGTTAGCGGGGTGAGCGGGCAAGCCGTCCAACTGAAGCTAACGGATTTGCAAGGTAAGACGCTTCGCCGGCAGAGCATTGATGAAGCGGGCACCATAGAGCGGGTTAGTCTACCTTTAGACAATACACACGGCATGATCCTGCTGGAAGTGAGCACCGCTACGCAACGTCAGAACATCAAACTAGTGCGACCTTAAAAGGTATTGTAAAGCTTAATAAAAGTCCCAATCAAACAGTCTTCTTTTGAAAAAAGAAGACTGTTTGATTGGGGCACAAACTATCGACCAGTAAGAACAGGCATAGTAGTAGCTTCATTCATTTCCCTAGACTACCGAGCGATTCTTAGACTACTTATAAGACTTAGATGGGAAAGAGGAATAGCCTGGAGAGCTCGTCATTTTTCTATAGATGTCTCCTCGAAGCATTGTCACATCCGTAGATTCAAGCCAGTCTGTGCTTTTACCGGTTAACAGCCTTGTGTTTTCAGTACCAGCACCGCAAAAGTTGATTACTCGGTGAAACACGGGGTCTATTTCTCTTAAACCATTAACAAAATCAATCGATGAAAGCATCAAGGCGTAATTTCTTACAATCGCTGGGCGTGAGCGTAGCCAGTGTGGGTATATCCCAGTCAACTAAAGCGTCGGATCTGACTCCCCCAAAAGTGGTTAAGCCAGCGGGCGATGACCAAGTTTTATTTGTAGGCGATAACATTGCCATTGCCAATACGCAGTACGGCAAGGTCAGAGGCTTTATACTCCGGGGCATTCATCAATTTTTGGGAATACCCTACGGAGCTGATACGTCGGGTAAAAACCGGTTTATGCCTCCTCAAAAACCTACGCCGTGGACAGATATTCGCCCGGCCCTTTGGTGGGGCAACTCCGCTCCCCAGATCATGGAAAAGCGGTACGCTAATCCGTACGCATCCTTTGTCGACCACTGGAACTACGATGATGTGTCGGAGGATTGCCTCAAACTGAACGTGTGGACACCGGCCCTCGATTCACAAAAACGGCCGGTGATCGTCTGGCTGCACGGGGGTGGCTTCGTCAACGGAAATGGCATTGAACAGGATGGGTATCACGGCGAAAATCTGTCCCGGCTGGGTAATGTTGTTTTCTGTAGCCTGAATCACCGCCTGGGCGCGCTGGGCTACAGTGACTTGAAAGCCGCCGGGGGAGCTGCGGAGTCCGGTAACGTTGGTAATCTGGACATGGTCGCTGCGCTCGAATGGGTCAAAGCTAACATTACTAATTTTGGCGGAGATCCGAATAATGTCACCATCATTGGTCAGTCAGGAGGAGGAGCGAAAGTAACTACCCTGATGAACATGCCGTCCGCCAAAGGATTGTTTCACAAAGCGGTGGCACTGAGTGGCAGCTCTTTAGCCGGTGTCAACAAAGAATACGCCGAGAAATTGGGACTCAAGGTGATGGAAGAAGCGGGTCTGAAGCCCGGTGAGATTGGTAAACTGCAACAGATTCCCTGGCGCGAATACATTGACATTGCCAATCGGGCAGTAGAAAAAATGGCTGACGAAGCGAAACGGCTCAATATTCAGAGAGGTGGTTATTCGCCGGTAGCGGATGGCGTTAATCTGGAAGATAAACCATTTTTCAGCGATCCGAACCATTTTTCGGCTACCATTCCACTAATGATCTGTAGCACCTTTCATGAGCAGAACCCTGACCGGACCGATGCTTCCTTAGAAAGCATTTCACTGGCGGAGGTGAAAGAAAAAATCAGGCCCCGATTTGGCGATAAATCAAGCGAAATTGTTGACGCTTACGCCAAAAATTTTCCGAAAGCTCGTCCAATCGAGATCTGGGCGCTGATTGTTTCTAACCGGAAAAATGCCGTTGCAGCCGCCGATGCAAAGGCATCCCAACAAAAAGCGCCGGTTTATGTAGCCTGGTTTGGCTGGCAGCCTCCACTCTTCGACGGGCGTATGCGGGCTTTCCACTGCGATGATATTTGCTTCTGGTTTTACAATACAGACTTGATGCTGACGCATACGGGTGGAGGTAAACGTCCCCGAGCGTTGTCCGAAAAGATGGCCGGTTCGTTCATCAATTTCGTTAAAACCGGTAACCCAAACGGAGGTGGTTTACCGACCTGGAAGCCGTATACCCGTCAAAGCGGAGAAACCATGATTTTGGATGATTCGCCTGCACTGGTCAACGACCCCGACCGCGAAGCCCGAAAAACGTTAGCTTAATCAGTAAGAACGTTGTCATTTGGTTGTCGTGTATCCGAGCTTATCAAACCCGGACACGCGACAACCGAATGACAACGATTGATGCAATGAGGAATGCTGTAGCGATGGCAATTGTATACCAAGATAGTACCGAGTGCGGTTTGACTAACCGAGATTAGCGTTCGACCGTATCCTCACAATGTACACCACAAAAGTGCCAGTGACTTTAGGGTAAGGTTACGGGGTATGATTTCACCGAACATACTCCTCCTCATTCATGGATATTCATTTTTCACTCGATTTTACCACACCGTTTGGCATTGGCGATCAGGTATTTGTGCTGCATCCTCCTAAAGATATCCCTTGTCATGGCGGCCCCGCCTGGAAACCCTACCAGAAAGGAAACATCATCAAAATAAAACTCATTTTTGACCTGAATACGACAAATGTGTTAGCCATTAGTCAACCCGGTGACGAACAGATTCTGCATGTAGACCGGGTAGTATACACGATTATCTGCCCGCCGTTGGACCATCATCACTCAGCCTTTAGTGTGGAATGTCCAACCGATCCGACCAGCAAACCTAGATTGTTTGCGAACGAGGAAGAACTACAGGCTTATCTACAACCCGAAAGTGCGTAAGCGTACAGACAAGCGTAACGGAAAACCAATTCACTAACCGCCAAAGGCGTCGACGAATCGACGTGAATACAAAGCAGTGGCGATAGGGTGTTTGCGCACAGCCATTAGCCAACCCGATGATGCTTATGCCGGACGCGGCTTAACGTTTCCCGCGACACCCCCAGGTAAGAAGCTACCATGTGCAGGGGTACGCGCCGGAATACGTCGGGGAATGCGTTGACGAAAGCATCGTATTTTTCTTCGGCGGTGTAACTAATGTTGATAAAAATTCGCTGAAGACTCTCGTTCATGCTTTGCTCCCTCAGCCGATCAGACAACAATTTGAACGTCGGTATCTCATCGAACAGTTCGTCCATAGCTTCCCTCGTCCATAGCAGTACACTCGACTCTTCCATAGCCTCGATACGGTAATTCGACGGGGTCTGATCCACGTAACTTTCGTGGTCAATCGACCATCCGTTTTCAATCGTAAACCGCATGGTCGATTCGATACCATCCGCTCTGACCCGGTAGGTTCGCAGCAACCCACCAAGCACAAATATTTTGTGGCGGCACACGTCGCCTTCTCGCAGCAGCAGTTGTCGCCTACGCAGGTTTAACGGTATAGAACAAGCGTGTATTTGTTGAAGCTCATCGTCGGTGAACGGAGCTTTCGAGCGTAAATAATGATCAAATTGGTTTATCATTCATCAAAACCCGTTTACCCATTAACGCATAACAACGTTGTAAGGTGCTTTTTAGCGGCCACAAACGCTAAGCTGCGGTCAATCCCTGACAAAATTGTGTCAAATGACCTCGTTTTCGCCACCTCGTTTCTGCCAATTTTGCCAGCGAATAGATTGAACAGCTAAAAATAGCCAGTAACCATCAACCCAACCAATTATGCGCGTTTTTCTTACAGGAGCCTCTGGTTTTATCGGTTCCGCCATTGTACAGGAATTAATTCAGGCCGGTCATCAGGTAGTCGGTCTTGTCCGCTCGGATGCGTCAGCCAAATCGCTTACCGAAGCGGGGGGCGAGCCGTTTATAGGTAGTCTCGACGATCTTGATGGTCTTGCGCGGGGCGCTTCAGCCGCCGATGCCGTTATTCATACCGCCTTCGTGCACGATTTTTCCAATTATGCAGCCTCGGCTCAAACTGATAAGCGGGCTATCGAAACGTTCGGTACGGCACTCGCGGGCTCCAATCGTCCCCTAATCGTTACAGCTGGGATACTAGTCTTACAATCGAGCCACGGCGATCTGATCACCGAGGACGATCTGGCAACTCCGGAACCCCGCGCATCGGAAACAGCAACGATGGCTTTTACGGATTCTGGGGTACGAACGTCAGTTATACGCCTACCACCTTCGGTACATGACAAAGGAGATCACGGTTTCGTCCCCGCGCTGATTGATATCGCCCGTCAAAAAGGCGTATCGGCTTACGTTGGTAATGGCAATAACCGCTGGCCAGCCGTACACCGGCTCGATGCGGCAAAGCTGTACAGGCTGGCATTGGAGAAAGGAACGGCGGGTAGCCGCTACAATGTGATTGCCGATCAGGGTATACCGTTTCGCGAAATTGCCGAAACAATCGGTAGGCACCTGAACCTGCCAGTCGTCAGTAAATCGCCCGAAGAAGCACCCGATCATTTTGCCTGGCTCGCGCGCTTTGTTGCCTTCGATAGCCCAGCTTCAAGCGCAAAAACCAGGGAGCAGCTAGCCTGGCAGCCTACGCAACCGGGTCTGATCGAAGATCTTAACATGGGGCACTACTTCGAACGCTGATTTAAGACCCACGCCCGGATGCGTACGGTCAACTATACGTTCCGGGCGTTTATTAAATTCATTATCTGAACAATGCAATCAACACTAGCCATTCATGGTACATACGGCTTGCCAATGCGTAATTTATCGCCTGACAGATCGGCTTCGTACAGATGAGGAACCCGAACCGTGCGACCGTTTACGCTTTTGTGGCTATGCATGGACATCAACAATTTGCCATCGAATGTGGTAAACAACATACCATGTCCGTAGTTTGGCGGGGTGATCGGTTCAGCTTCCTGTATCCAGGGACCGTCGAGCGTGCCATTTTTCGAGTAGACAACGCCCTGTGTATACACGTCATAAATCCAGCTTGTCCACAACATTCCTAACCGCCCGGTTTTTGTTTTGAACAGAAACGGTCCGTCCGTCACTTTATTTGGGCGGTCGTGTCCATTCTCATCTTTCTCACGGCTCCAGGGAGCATCGCTGGCCCGGAAGAGCAACGTCCCCTCGCCGACGCTTCCGCTTAAATCTGGCTTTAACTGAATCTTTTCAATCGTTCCGTTTAGATTCTGTAGCCATTCGTAGCAATAAACCATGTAAGGCTTACCATCTTTATCGACCCAAAATGTTCCGTCCAGCGTGGGCTTGTCGGCGGGTAGGTATGTAGCGTCGTGCATGGGTACATAGGGTCCATCGGGTCGGTCGCTGACCAGCACATGACTTGCCCGTCGCTCAATAGGTCGGCCTTGAACCGTGTCGATCATAACGGCTCGGTTGGTAAACGTGGCGAAGTAATAGTAGCGATTCTTGACGTGGTGAATCTCAGCGGCCCAGATCATTGGTTTTGGTCCCATCCACGAGCTTGGATCGGTCTGTGTAACCGAATAGGGGCCCTCCCACGTTCGTAGATTAGCACTTTTCCAAAGCATACCACCTGTCCCCGTCATGTAATAGCTGTTGGTACTGCGGTCGGCCAGAATAAACGGATCGCTCAACCGAATCGAGTCCAATGGCACATCTTTTCGAACAACAGGAATTCTATTTTCCTGCGCTTTTGCCTTCACAGTGAATAGTAGCCCGGCTATTAGTAGTAATTTGACGATATTCATGGCATGCGAAATTTTCCAAGCATATGTTTTGCAATGGCAAAAGCACAGCGCAGTCTCTTCTACTTGTCACGCTAGACGAATGAACAGGGTGGACTGATTAAATAAGCGCAGATGAAGCTAATTTTAAGCGGACTAAGTGCTTGATAGGTTTCCAATCCCAACGGGCTAATCAATGATTGATCACGAGACAACCCGCCTTTCCCGGCTGGTAGCATTGCTAACGTTACTTCAAACAAAACGACTATTGACCGCTACCGAACTGGCGCATCGATTTTCGGTTAGTACCCGTACCATTTATCGAGACATCCGAACCCTTGAACAGGCCGGAATCCCGGTGGTGACCCAGGAGGGTAAAGGATACGCCATGCTGGATGGCTACCGGTTGCCACCCGTTATGTTCACGCGCGAGGAAGCTATCGCCCTCCTTACCGCCGAAAAACTAGCCGCCCGACTCACCGACGCGCAAACGGCTCAGCTTAGTGGCGCAGCTATGGACAAGTTACGCGCTGCACTGCGACGCGCAGACCGCGACCACCTGGAGACACTTGGCCCTCATATTCAGGTTTTGGGTCCGGCCAGTCAACCCGACCCGCCTAATGCTTATCAGCAACTGGTGACGGCTGTGGCGTTGCAGCGGGTAGTCCATCTGAGCTACTGTGCCGCTGCCACCGAGTTACCAACCACGCGCCAAATCGAACCGATCGGGCTTTACTTAAGCCAGCAGTGGCACGTGGTTGCTTATTGTCGCCTTCGGCAGGCATTTCGCGATTTTCGGCTCGACCGTATCCAGCACCTGACCCTTAGCGAGGAAGTGTTTACTTCACGTCCGGAAACATTGCAACAATATTGGGCCAGTCAGGACGACGAACGGTCAAAGCACAACGTTATCATTCGCTTTCAGTTCGCTAATACGCGCCCCGCTATGGCGCAGCATTTTCAGAATACCAAACATCAGTACGGCTGGGCACACCAGCAAGCTTTACCCGACGGTAGCCTGGAGGTGACATTTTTTATCGGCTCGCTGACCTACTTGGCTACCTGGCTACTTCCTTACGCCGGTGCCATTACGATCCTCCAACCCCCTGCCTTGCGGGAGCGTCTGCGTGACCTGGCCCAGCACGCACACGATTTTTTTTGCGCGCCCGATGGACCTATGACATAAGGCTGTCAGTGCGGGTGATGAACTTTGTAATGTCGAGTGACACTCTTTTTTATCATCCCAAACTTCAAACGATGTTTAACGTATTATCTGACATCAATTGGCTAAGCGTCCTGGTAGCCTTCATTGCTTATTTCTTGCTTGGCCCTCTGTGGTATCTATTTCTTTTCCCGAAACAATACCGGATTTCTTTGGGTAAAGCGCCTGATGCTCAGCTGAGTCAAGATCCTATTTACATTGTGGGCCCAGCGGCATGTACACTCGCTATTACCCTTACCAGCACTGTACTGCTCTATGCGCTGAATAGTACAACGTACAATGACGCGGTATCATTTACCGTACTTGTTGGAGTCGGCTACCTGGTTGCCAATACAATCAACATTGCCATCAACCCAAACATACCCCGACCGTTCCTGTACGGAGTTATTACGGGCAGTTATCACCTCATTGGTACGTTGCTTGTCAGCGTAATCTTAATTGCCATGAAATAAAACGCTACCGGTCAACTGAGTGCACGATGCAAGCTCAGTTGACCAAAGTGTATTCCAGAAGACGTTTTAGTTAAAAACTATGCAACCGAATATTGCCCGAAATCGGTTGACGAACTTACCTACCTTGAGATGAGCCAGACAATGAAAATCGAAGCAAAAGAAATTAGCACGTTTTGCCCGACCAACCGGCAGCAGTGGCGAGACTGGTTGCAGGAACATCATGCTACCGAACAATCCGTCTGGCTTATTTATCACAAAAAGAAATCCGCAATTTCAGGTATCTCTTACAGCGACGCCGTTGATGAAGCTCTTTGTTTTGGGTGGATCGATAGCCGGGCCAAGCCAATCGACGAACACACATACATGCAGTTTTTTGGCCGCAGAAAGCCGAAAAGCGTGTGGTCGAAAATTAACAAAGAAAAGATTCAGCAACTGACGGACAGTGGACGGATGACCCAGGCGGGTTTGAATGCCATTGACGTTGCTAAACAGAATGGGTCCTGGACAATCCTGGACGAAGTCGAGGCTCTGGCAATTCCCTCGGACTTGGAAGAGGCTTTTCAACAGACCCCCGATGCAGGAAGCTATTTTCTCGGTTTAAGCAGGTCAGACAAACGAGCTATTCTACAATGGCTTGTCTTGGCTAAACAGTCCCAAACCCGACAAAAGCGTATTGTTGAGCTTATCGAACTGGCCGCCCAGAGACAGAAACCTCCATTCATCAGATAATGAAAAGTTATCAGTCCTGGCAGCTTTCTTTACATGCCCAATCGGGTCAACGGTAGTCAAC
Protein-coding regions in this window:
- a CDS encoding carboxylesterase/lipase family protein, which translates into the protein MKASRRNFLQSLGVSVASVGISQSTKASDLTPPKVVKPAGDDQVLFVGDNIAIANTQYGKVRGFILRGIHQFLGIPYGADTSGKNRFMPPQKPTPWTDIRPALWWGNSAPQIMEKRYANPYASFVDHWNYDDVSEDCLKLNVWTPALDSQKRPVIVWLHGGGFVNGNGIEQDGYHGENLSRLGNVVFCSLNHRLGALGYSDLKAAGGAAESGNVGNLDMVAALEWVKANITNFGGDPNNVTIIGQSGGGAKVTTLMNMPSAKGLFHKAVALSGSSLAGVNKEYAEKLGLKVMEEAGLKPGEIGKLQQIPWREYIDIANRAVEKMADEAKRLNIQRGGYSPVADGVNLEDKPFFSDPNHFSATIPLMICSTFHEQNPDRTDASLESISLAEVKEKIRPRFGDKSSEIVDAYAKNFPKARPIEIWALIVSNRKNAVAAADAKASQQKAPVYVAWFGWQPPLFDGRMRAFHCDDICFWFYNTDLMLTHTGGGKRPRALSEKMAGSFINFVKTGNPNGGGLPTWKPYTRQSGETMILDDSPALVNDPDREARKTLA
- a CDS encoding Crp/Fnr family transcriptional regulator, with protein sequence MINQFDHYLRSKAPFTDDELQQIHACSIPLNLRRRQLLLREGDVCRHKIFVLGGLLRTYRVRADGIESTMRFTIENGWSIDHESYVDQTPSNYRIEAMEESSVLLWTREAMDELFDEIPTFKLLSDRLREQSMNESLQRIFINISYTAEEKYDAFVNAFPDVFRRVPLHMVASYLGVSRETLSRVRHKHHRVG
- a CDS encoding SDR family oxidoreductase codes for the protein MRVFLTGASGFIGSAIVQELIQAGHQVVGLVRSDASAKSLTEAGGEPFIGSLDDLDGLARGASAADAVIHTAFVHDFSNYAASAQTDKRAIETFGTALAGSNRPLIVTAGILVLQSSHGDLITEDDLATPEPRASETATMAFTDSGVRTSVIRLPPSVHDKGDHGFVPALIDIARQKGVSAYVGNGNNRWPAVHRLDAAKLYRLALEKGTAGSRYNVIADQGIPFREIAETIGRHLNLPVVSKSPEEAPDHFAWLARFVAFDSPASSAKTREQLAWQPTQPGLIEDLNMGHYFER
- a CDS encoding glycoside hydrolase family 43 protein; translation: MNIVKLLLIAGLLFTVKAKAQENRIPVVRKDVPLDSIRLSDPFILADRSTNSYYMTGTGGMLWKSANLRTWEGPYSVTQTDPSSWMGPKPMIWAAEIHHVKNRYYYFATFTNRAVMIDTVQGRPIERRASHVLVSDRPDGPYVPMHDATYLPADKPTLDGTFWVDKDGKPYMVYCYEWLQNLNGTIEKIQLKPDLSGSVGEGTLLFRASDAPWSREKDENGHDRPNKVTDGPFLFKTKTGRLGMLWTSWIYDVYTQGVVYSKNGTLDGPWIQEAEPITPPNYGHGMLFTTFDGKLLMSMHSHKSVNGRTVRVPHLYEADLSGDKLRIGKPYVP
- a CDS encoding helix-turn-helix transcriptional regulator, producing the protein MIDHETTRLSRLVALLTLLQTKRLLTATELAHRFSVSTRTIYRDIRTLEQAGIPVVTQEGKGYAMLDGYRLPPVMFTREEAIALLTAEKLAARLTDAQTAQLSGAAMDKLRAALRRADRDHLETLGPHIQVLGPASQPDPPNAYQQLVTAVALQRVVHLSYCAAATELPTTRQIEPIGLYLSQQWHVVAYCRLRQAFRDFRLDRIQHLTLSEEVFTSRPETLQQYWASQDDERSKHNVIIRFQFANTRPAMAQHFQNTKHQYGWAHQQALPDGSLEVTFFIGSLTYLATWLLPYAGAITILQPPALRERLRDLAQHAHDFFCAPDGPMT
- a CDS encoding DUF1761 domain-containing protein; the encoded protein is MFNVLSDINWLSVLVAFIAYFLLGPLWYLFLFPKQYRISLGKAPDAQLSQDPIYIVGPAACTLAITLTSTVLLYALNSTTYNDAVSFTVLVGVGYLVANTINIAINPNIPRPFLYGVITGSYHLIGTLLVSVILIAMK
- a CDS encoding YdeI/OmpD-associated family protein: MSQTMKIEAKEISTFCPTNRQQWRDWLQEHHATEQSVWLIYHKKKSAISGISYSDAVDEALCFGWIDSRAKPIDEHTYMQFFGRRKPKSVWSKINKEKIQQLTDSGRMTQAGLNAIDVAKQNGSWTILDEVEALAIPSDLEEAFQQTPDAGSYFLGLSRSDKRAILQWLVLAKQSQTRQKRIVELIELAAQRQKPPFIR